The Aedes aegypti strain LVP_AGWG chromosome 3, AaegL5.0 Primary Assembly, whole genome shotgun sequence genome contains a region encoding:
- the LOC5571617 gene encoding glucose dehydrogenase [FAD, quinone]: MQDIPASNIYQVSMAYNFAYVSEPQTGGCLGMKERRCAWHHGRGLGGSTLINNMIYTRGNWRDYDSWNASGNVGWSYDEVLPYFIRAEKENLRDFGNNGFHGKEGYLSVEDIAYRTPLASKFVKSAQEIGMPYIDYNSAFGSAQLLMLSGVGPKDHLAAMEIDLIQNLPVGETLYEHPGAIGPVFTIGKHIDKLINFDYALTVPTAVQYLFGKGFFTCSLTESLGYLKSSVSTNSDPDWPDVELIQIAGDIGDDSSPGAQNYFRITDEIMTAYFKPLFKVRSFMYLPMLMHPWTKGSVKLRSTNPYEPLLFNYKYFEDERDLQSLVEGIKKAIQITSQKPFVDIDAKLYDVKVPGCEAFEFNSDDYWRCHVKVLTTTYYHYVATCKMGPETDPTAVVDPRLRVHGIKKLRVVDVGIVPKAPTAHTTAIAYMIGDKGSDMIKEDNNL; encoded by the exons ATGCAAGATATTCCCGCCTCCAACATCTATCAAGTTTCAATGGCGTACAATTTCGCATACGTAAGTGAACCACAAACCGGAGGTTGCTTAGGAATGAAAGAACGTCGGTGTGCCTGGCATCATGGACGAGGACTCGGTGGTTCGACCCTGATCAACAATATGATTTATACGCGAGGAAACTGGCGCGACTATGACTCGTGGAATGCTTCGGGAAACGTAGGCTGGAGTTACGATGAGGTGCTTCCGTACTTTATACGGGCGGAGAAGGAGAATTTGCGTGACTTCGGGAACAATGGTTTTCATGGAAAAGAAGGATACCTATCGGTGGAAGATATTGCTTACCGAACTCCGCTGGCTTCGAAGTTTGTGAAAAGTGCACAGGAGATTGGAATGCCATATATTGACTATAACA GTGCATTTGGGAGTGCTCAACTGTTGATGTTATCAGGTGTTGGTCCAAAAGATCACCTAGCAGCTATGGAAATTGATCTGATTCAAAATCTACCCGTTGGTGAAACATTGTACGAGCATCCTGGTGCGATTGGTCCCGTTTTCACTATCGGAAAACACATTGACAAGCTGATTAACTTCGACTATGCTCTTACCGTGCCAACCGCCGTGCAGTACCTGTTTGGGAAGGGATTCTTTACGTGTAGTCTTACAGAATCTTTAGGGTATTTGAAAAGTTCAGTTTCAACAAATTCGGATCCCGATTGGCCCGACGTTGAGTTGATTCAAATCGCCGGGGATATAGGGGATGACTCGTCTCCAGGTGCTCAGAACTATTTCAGAATAACAGATGAGATAATGACCGCGTACTTCAAACCACTGTTCAAAGTACGTTCCTTTATGTATCTTCCGATGTTGATGCATCCTTGGACGAAAGGCTCGGTGAAGCTACGATCAACAAATCCGTACGAACCGCTGCTTTTCAATTATAAATACTTTGAAGATGAACGCGATTTACAATCCTTGGTGGAAGGAATCAAGAAAGCAATCCAAATCACCAGCCAGAAGCCATTCGTAGATATCGATGCAAAGTTGTATGACGTCAAGGTTCCAGGTTGTGAAGCTTTCGAATTCAATAGTGACGATTATTGGAGATGTCATGTGAAGGTTCTAACAACTACCTACTACCATTAT GTTGCAACGTGCAAAATGGGTCCCGAGACAGATCCAACCGCCGTCGTAGATCCACGTCTCCGAGTGCATGGAATCAAGAAATTACGAGTTGTTGATGTAGGAATAGTTCCAAAAGCACCCACAGCTCATACAACAGCTATTGCGTACATGATTGGAGATAAAGGCTCTGATATGATCAAGGAAGATAATAATTTGTAA